A genomic stretch from Haemophilus parainfluenzae ATCC 33392 includes:
- the trpE gene encoding anthranilate synthase component I: MKNTPFIAVTSQPVPYHADTTAIFNTLCQQNSNSLLLDSAEIGSKNSLQSLILINAAVKITCLGNQVTFRALNANGKQVLKEIHPVLSQLGTVSAVNFDNEFSVQFAPLDNQLDEDSKLQAATIFDGLRVISNHYQHSSTPVFLGGLFAYDLVANFIPMQGVELKDDGIHCPDYSFYLAENLITIDHQSQQATLKSFCFSQEEQVEVAKTALSIAQKLKNIDGVLSIKAASDEVSTNFEDPEFTGIVKALKHHINIGDVFQIVPSRRFSLTCPNTLASYAQLKHNNPSPYMFYMNDEDFILFGASPESALKYAPDNRQLEIYPIAGSRPRGFDAHGNIDPELDARLELELRLDHKEQAEHLMLVDLARNDIARVCQSGTRKVAELMQVDRYSHIMHLVSRVVGKLRPELDALHAYQACMNMGTLTGAPKIKAMQLIYQFEQQKRHSYGGAVGYLTSDGRFDTCIVIRSAFVQNDIAHIQAGCGEVLDSDPQMEADETRHKAAAVLKAIKQINTQAK, translated from the coding sequence ATGAAAAATACCCCATTTATTGCGGTAACCTCTCAACCGGTTCCCTATCATGCCGACACCACCGCAATTTTTAATACATTATGCCAACAGAACTCAAATTCTCTTCTTCTCGACTCTGCAGAAATTGGTAGCAAAAATAGCTTACAAAGTCTTATTCTAATTAATGCGGCCGTTAAAATTACTTGCTTAGGCAATCAAGTGACTTTTAGAGCGCTAAATGCGAACGGTAAACAAGTGTTAAAAGAAATTCATCCCGTATTAAGCCAACTTGGTACCGTAAGTGCGGTCAATTTTGACAATGAATTTTCTGTACAATTTGCGCCACTCGATAATCAATTAGATGAAGACAGTAAATTACAAGCTGCAACAATCTTTGATGGTCTTCGTGTAATTTCTAACCATTATCAACATAGCAGTACGCCAGTCTTTTTAGGTGGTTTATTTGCTTATGATTTGGTGGCAAATTTTATTCCAATGCAAGGTGTTGAATTAAAAGATGATGGTATTCACTGCCCGGATTACAGTTTCTATCTCGCGGAAAACTTAATTACCATCGATCACCAAAGCCAACAAGCCACATTAAAAAGCTTCTGTTTTAGTCAAGAAGAACAAGTGGAAGTCGCGAAAACGGCACTTTCTATTGCACAAAAATTAAAAAATATTGATGGCGTACTTTCCATTAAAGCAGCAAGTGATGAGGTCAGTACCAACTTTGAAGATCCTGAATTTACAGGTATCGTTAAAGCGTTAAAACATCACATTAATATTGGTGATGTGTTCCAAATCGTGCCATCCCGCCGTTTTTCATTAACTTGCCCGAATACCCTTGCGAGCTATGCACAATTAAAACATAACAATCCAAGCCCTTATATGTTCTACATGAACGATGAGGATTTCATTTTATTCGGTGCATCACCAGAAAGTGCGTTGAAATATGCGCCAGACAATCGCCAATTAGAAATTTACCCAATTGCAGGTTCTCGCCCACGTGGTTTTGATGCGCATGGTAATATTGACCCAGAATTGGATGCACGCTTGGAATTAGAATTACGTCTTGATCATAAAGAACAAGCTGAACATTTAATGTTGGTAGATTTAGCACGTAATGACATTGCTCGTGTTTGCCAAAGCGGTACACGTAAAGTCGCCGAATTAATGCAAGTGGATCGCTATTCGCACATCATGCATTTGGTTTCTCGCGTGGTGGGTAAACTTCGTCCTGAACTTGATGCCTTACACGCTTATCAAGCTTGTATGAATATGGGGACGTTAACTGGTGCGCCTAAAATTAAAGCCATGCAGTTAATTTATCAATTTGAACAGCAAAAACGCCACAGCTACGGTGGTGCGGTCGGTTATCTCACCTCTGACGGCCGTTTTGATACCTGTATCGTGATTCGTTCTGCCTTTGTACAAAATGACATTGCCCATATTCAAGCAGGTTGTGGTGAAGTATTAGATTCTGATCCTCAAATGGAAGCGGATGAAACTCGCCATAAAGCGGCTGCAGTGCTTAAAGCAATCAAACAAATCAATACCCAAGCAAAATAA
- a CDS encoding aminodeoxychorismate/anthranilate synthase component II, which yields MANILFLDNFDSFTYNLVDQFRVLGHNVKIYRNDTNLEQVVQEALNTPDTILALSPGPGTPAEAGILLPLIERLKNDVPIIGICLGHQALIQAFGGEVVHAGEVLHGKVSRIQHDNQAMFKDIANPMPVARYHSLMGKNLPNEFIVNADYNDIVMAIRHKTLPICAFQFHPESILTVQGSKLLQQSVEWLLNRD from the coding sequence ATGGCTAATATTCTCTTTTTAGATAATTTTGATTCATTCACTTATAACTTAGTGGATCAATTCCGTGTGCTTGGGCATAACGTAAAAATTTATCGTAATGACACCAATTTAGAACAGGTGGTGCAAGAGGCATTAAATACACCCGATACAATTCTTGCGCTTTCTCCAGGACCAGGTACCCCGGCAGAAGCTGGGATCTTACTCCCACTCATTGAACGTTTAAAAAATGATGTGCCAATTATTGGTATTTGCTTGGGCCATCAAGCGCTTATTCAAGCCTTTGGTGGAGAGGTTGTACATGCAGGCGAAGTATTACATGGTAAAGTATCGCGCATTCAACACGATAACCAAGCTATGTTTAAAGATATTGCCAACCCAATGCCAGTGGCGCGTTATCACTCTTTAATGGGTAAAAATCTACCTAACGAATTTATTGTCAATGCCGATTACAATGATATCGTGATGGCAATTCGTCATAAAACCTTGCCAATCTGTGCTTTCCAATTCCATCCAGAAAGCATCCTTACTGTGCAAGGTTCGAAATTATTACAACAATCTGTGGAATGGTTATTAAACAGAGATTAA
- a CDS encoding tautomerase family protein: MITVYGLKEVLAPRRQDIAEVIYNCLNLGLDIPRGKHAIRFLCLDKEDFLYPIDRNDDYTVIEINLMQGRMEGTKKRLIKMLFSELEYKIGIKSHNVEITIKEQPAHCWGFRGMTGDEARDLDYDIYV, encoded by the coding sequence ATGATTACCGTATATGGATTAAAAGAAGTGCTTGCACCTCGTCGTCAAGATATTGCTGAAGTAATTTATAACTGTTTAAACCTTGGTTTAGACATTCCTCGTGGAAAACATGCAATTCGTTTTTTATGTTTAGATAAAGAAGATTTTCTTTATCCTATCGATCGTAACGATGATTACACCGTTATTGAAATTAACCTGATGCAAGGTCGTATGGAAGGTACGAAAAAACGTTTAATCAAAATGCTCTTCAGCGAACTCGAATACAAAATTGGGATTAAATCTCACAACGTTGAAATTACGATTAAAGAACAACCTGCACACTGCTGGGGTTTCCGTGGTATGACTGGTGATGAAGCACGCGATTTAGATTACGATATTTACGTATAA
- the trpD gene encoding anthranilate phosphoribosyltransferase: MQTAQLLEQLYNGKTLNKEESAVIFNAIMEGELNNEQIAAMLIALKVRGATIDELSGAVSASLQNAKSFPRPDYPFADIVGTGGDGQNTINISTASAIVAASMGAKVAKHGNRSVSSKSGASDVLTALGVNVNVTPEQARQALDDIGVCFLFAQQYHSGFKHVAPVRAALKTRTLFNILGPLINPARPTYHLLGVYAPELVKTYAETAVALGHQHTFVVHGAGLDEVAVHGETQVAEIKNGKIDYFTLTPEDFGLKTQSLESLRGGEPQENAQYLTALLQGKGKAEHANAVAANVALLLKLFGHDDLKQNVQNVLAHLASGKAFETLQHLTKY, translated from the coding sequence ATGCAAACGGCTCAATTATTAGAACAACTTTACAACGGAAAAACACTTAACAAAGAAGAAAGTGCGGTCATTTTTAATGCCATTATGGAAGGCGAACTGAATAACGAACAAATCGCTGCCATGCTGATTGCGTTAAAAGTACGTGGTGCCACTATTGATGAATTAAGTGGTGCGGTATCTGCGTCTTTGCAAAATGCCAAATCATTCCCTCGCCCTGACTACCCTTTTGCGGATATCGTGGGTACTGGCGGTGATGGTCAAAACACGATTAATATCTCTACGGCGAGTGCGATTGTTGCTGCCTCGATGGGTGCCAAAGTAGCCAAACACGGTAACCGCAGTGTATCAAGCAAATCAGGTGCCAGTGATGTATTAACTGCTCTCGGGGTGAATGTCAACGTCACGCCAGAACAAGCTCGCCAAGCACTTGACGATATTGGGGTATGTTTCTTATTTGCTCAACAATATCACAGTGGGTTTAAACATGTTGCCCCTGTTCGTGCGGCATTAAAAACACGTACGCTTTTTAATATTTTAGGTCCATTAATTAATCCTGCTCGCCCAACTTATCATTTACTTGGCGTGTATGCCCCTGAATTAGTGAAAACCTATGCAGAAACTGCTGTCGCATTAGGTCATCAACATACTTTTGTTGTGCATGGTGCGGGTCTAGATGAAGTGGCTGTACACGGCGAAACACAAGTGGCAGAAATTAAAAACGGCAAAATTGACTACTTCACCTTAACGCCAGAAGATTTTGGTTTAAAAACACAATCTTTAGAAAGTTTACGTGGTGGCGAACCGCAAGAAAATGCCCAATATCTGACCGCACTTTTACAAGGTAAAGGCAAAGCGGAACACGCTAATGCGGTAGCGGCGAATGTGGCATTATTGCTGAAGTTATTTGGTCATGATGACTTAAAACAAAATGTTCAAAATGTATTGGCTCATCTTGCATCAGGCAAAGCGTTTGAGACATTACAACATTTGACTAAATATTAA
- the trpCF gene encoding bifunctional indole-3-glycerol-phosphate synthase TrpC/phosphoribosylanthranilate isomerase TrpF has protein sequence MITQDFTKPIDSATVLQKIVLDKAQSVKAKEAEFPLSQFKENIQKSDRSFYDALAKGTHQKPAYILECKKASPSKGLIRNEFNLDEIANVYKHYASAVSVLTDEKYFQGKFDYLPQVRDVVSQPVLCKDFMISEYQVYLARHYQADAILLMLSVVNDETYRVLADLAHSLGMGVLTETSNEEEFERALALGAKIIGVNNRNLHDLTVDLNRVVELTQKYADRIPADARIISESGIYNHSQIRDLQKVAHGFLIGSSLMGSADLNNAVREVIFGENKVCGLTRTQDVKEVYANGALYGGLIFAEHSKRCVSLRQAQELVTASPLRFVGVFQNQEIDFIVKIAKQLQLYAVQLHGSETAEFITALRHQLPEEIQIWKAISVNTEAQSAVDFTDDLNITRYIFDSQSANQQGGTGKTFNWSLMPENLKHKIILAGGISPDNIEQAIKQGCLGVDLNSGVETTAGVKDSEKVRSVFKTILSN, from the coding sequence ATGATCACGCAAGATTTCACTAAACCAATTGACTCTGCGACGGTGCTGCAAAAAATCGTCTTAGACAAAGCGCAATCGGTTAAGGCAAAGGAAGCTGAATTTCCGCTTTCACAATTTAAAGAAAACATTCAAAAATCAGACCGCTCTTTTTATGATGCGTTGGCTAAAGGCACACATCAAAAACCGGCTTATATTTTGGAATGTAAAAAAGCTTCCCCTTCTAAAGGATTAATTCGTAATGAATTTAATTTAGATGAAATCGCCAATGTATATAAACATTATGCATCAGCTGTTTCTGTGCTAACGGATGAGAAATACTTCCAAGGTAAATTTGACTATTTGCCGCAAGTACGTGACGTTGTCTCACAACCTGTATTGTGCAAAGATTTTATGATCAGCGAATATCAGGTTTATCTCGCGCGCCACTATCAAGCTGATGCTATTTTATTGATGCTTTCAGTGGTGAATGATGAAACCTATCGAGTACTAGCTGATCTGGCGCATTCTCTTGGCATGGGCGTATTGACAGAAACCAGCAACGAAGAAGAGTTTGAGCGTGCCCTTGCATTAGGTGCAAAAATTATCGGCGTCAACAATCGTAATCTTCACGATCTCACTGTTGATTTAAACCGCGTGGTAGAACTCACACAAAAATATGCCGATCGCATTCCTGCTGATGCACGTATTATCAGCGAATCAGGGATTTATAATCACAGTCAAATTCGTGATTTGCAAAAAGTGGCACATGGCTTTTTAATCGGTAGCAGCCTAATGGGCAGTGCTGATTTAAATAATGCTGTGCGTGAAGTGATTTTTGGAGAAAATAAAGTATGCGGTTTAACTCGCACGCAAGATGTCAAAGAGGTTTACGCAAACGGAGCATTATACGGCGGCTTAATTTTCGCCGAACATTCAAAACGCTGTGTGAGCCTACGTCAAGCCCAAGAATTAGTGACAGCATCACCACTTCGTTTTGTGGGCGTATTCCAGAATCAAGAAATTGATTTTATTGTAAAAATCGCTAAACAATTGCAGCTTTATGCCGTTCAGCTACACGGTTCAGAAACCGCTGAATTTATTACCGCACTTCGTCACCAACTGCCTGAAGAAATACAAATTTGGAAAGCCATTTCGGTGAATACTGAAGCACAAAGTGCGGTTGATTTTACGGATGATTTAAATATCACTCGCTATATTTTCGATAGCCAATCCGCTAATCAACAAGGTGGCACAGGAAAAACCTTTAATTGGTCACTCATGCCTGAAAACTTGAAACACAAAATTATTTTGGCTGGTGGCATTTCACCTGACAATATTGAACAAGCCATTAAGCAAGGTTGCTTAGGGGTGGATCTCAATTCTGGTGTAGAAACTACCGCTGGCGTGAAAGATAGCGAAAAAGTGCGGTCAGTTTTTAAGACGATTTTGTCAAATTAA
- a CDS encoding SDR family oxidoreductase, with protein sequence MQRTALVTGATAGFGTAICRTLIENGYRVIGTGRRVARLEQLQQELGENFHFLAFDISDRQATEDAFHSLPASWQSIDLLVNNAGLALGLESADKANLDDWMQMIDTNIKGLVTITRLVLPQMVERNSGHIINLGSIAGTYPYPGGNIYGGTKAFIKQFSLNLRADLAGTQIRVTNVEPGLCGGTEFSNVRFKGDDARAEKLYENVEYVSPQDIANIVLWLNQQPEHVNINRIEVMPTAQTFAPLNVARIQK encoded by the coding sequence ATGCAAAGAACAGCGTTAGTAACCGGCGCAACTGCCGGATTTGGTACGGCAATTTGTCGCACACTCATTGAAAATGGCTATCGTGTAATTGGCACGGGGCGGCGCGTAGCTCGTTTAGAACAATTACAGCAAGAATTAGGTGAAAACTTCCACTTTCTTGCCTTTGATATTTCAGATCGCCAAGCAACAGAAGATGCGTTCCATTCACTTCCCGCTAGTTGGCAATCCATTGATTTATTAGTGAATAATGCAGGATTAGCATTAGGCTTAGAAAGTGCAGATAAAGCGAATTTAGACGATTGGATGCAAATGATTGATACCAATATTAAAGGTCTCGTCACCATTACTCGACTTGTTTTACCACAAATGGTAGAACGCAATTCAGGTCACATTATTAATTTAGGCTCAATTGCAGGCACTTATCCTTATCCAGGCGGAAATATATACGGTGGCACTAAAGCTTTTATCAAACAATTTAGTTTAAATCTTCGTGCTGATCTTGCAGGCACACAAATTCGCGTGACCAATGTTGAGCCAGGTCTTTGTGGTGGAACTGAATTTTCGAATGTTCGCTTTAAAGGTGACGATGCCCGAGCAGAAAAACTCTATGAAAATGTGGAATATGTCAGTCCACAAGATATTGCTAATATTGTGTTATGGCTCAATCAACAACCTGAACATGTCAATATTAATCGCATTGAAGTGATGCCAACTGCTCAAACCTTTGCACCACTTAATGTCGCAAGAATTCAAAAATAA
- the trpB gene encoding tryptophan synthase subunit beta, giving the protein MSETLLNPYFGEFGGMYVPEILVPVLQQLEKAFVEAKDDPEFQREFQDLLKNYAGRPTALTLCRNLTKGTKAKIYLKREDLLHGGAHKTNQVLGQILLAKRMGKTRIIAETGAGQHGVATALACAMLDMPCRVYMGAKDVERQSPNVFRMRLMGAEVIPVQKGSCSLKDACCEAMRDWSANYENTHYLLGTAAGPHPFPTIVREFQKMIGEETKRQILEKEDRLPDAVIAAVGGGSNAIGMFTDFIDEKGVRLIGVEPAGHGIESGEHGAPLGHAKVGIYFGMKSPLMQTEDGQVEESYSISAGLDFPSVGPQHAYLQSIGRAEYPSITDDEALNAFQELAKHEGIIPALESSHALAHALKMIHQEPNKEQILVVNLSGRGDKDIFTVDKVLKEKGMQ; this is encoded by the coding sequence ATGTCAGAAACCCTTTTAAATCCTTATTTCGGTGAATTTGGCGGAATGTACGTACCGGAAATTCTCGTACCGGTACTACAGCAGCTAGAAAAAGCCTTTGTTGAAGCAAAAGATGATCCTGAATTCCAACGTGAATTTCAAGATTTACTTAAAAATTATGCGGGCAGACCAACCGCACTTACCCTTTGCCGTAATTTAACCAAAGGCACAAAAGCAAAAATTTATTTAAAACGTGAAGATTTACTTCACGGTGGTGCCCATAAAACCAACCAAGTATTAGGTCAAATTTTATTGGCAAAACGCATGGGTAAAACACGCATTATCGCGGAAACCGGTGCGGGCCAACATGGTGTTGCGACAGCCCTTGCTTGTGCAATGTTAGATATGCCTTGCCGTGTTTATATGGGGGCAAAAGACGTAGAACGTCAATCACCAAACGTATTCCGTATGCGTTTAATGGGTGCGGAAGTGATTCCTGTACAAAAAGGTTCTTGCTCATTAAAAGATGCATGCTGTGAAGCGATGCGTGATTGGTCAGCCAATTATGAAAACACCCATTATTTATTGGGTACGGCGGCAGGTCCTCACCCATTCCCAACCATTGTGCGTGAATTCCAAAAAATGATTGGTGAAGAAACCAAACGTCAAATCTTAGAAAAAGAAGATCGCTTACCGGATGCCGTTATTGCTGCAGTCGGTGGCGGTTCGAATGCCATTGGTATGTTTACTGACTTTATCGATGAAAAAGGTGTGCGATTAATTGGTGTGGAACCTGCAGGTCACGGCATTGAAAGTGGGGAACATGGTGCACCATTGGGCCATGCAAAAGTCGGCATTTATTTCGGTATGAAATCACCTTTAATGCAAACTGAAGATGGTCAAGTGGAAGAATCCTACTCTATTTCTGCTGGATTAGACTTCCCTTCTGTAGGACCTCAACATGCTTACTTGCAAAGTATTGGTCGTGCAGAATACCCAAGTATTACAGATGATGAAGCATTAAACGCTTTCCAAGAATTAGCAAAACATGAAGGAATTATTCCTGCATTGGAAAGTTCTCATGCATTAGCACATGCGCTAAAAATGATTCATCAAGAACCGAATAAAGAACAAATTTTAGTGGTGAATCTCTCTGGTCGTGGTGATAAAGATATTTTCACCGTTGATAAAGTTTTAAAAGAAAAAGGAATGCAATAA
- the trpA gene encoding tryptophan synthase subunit alpha, with amino-acid sequence MSRFETKFAELAAKKEGAFVPFVTLCDPTFDRSFEIICTLVENGADALELGFPFSDPLLDGPVIQAANNRALNAGHSTEDSFKLLAKVRSKYPEIPISLLLCANLIFAKGLDNFYQRCAEVGVDAVLVADIPLLAKEDYVQAAKKHGIQPVFICPPNADAKTVQGVAENSEGYTYLVSRAGVTSAENQAHAANLDTLVEQLKAHKAPPILQGFGIAQPAQVKEALQLGAAGAISGSATVKIIERNLDNQAHCLSELAEFVRNMKAATK; translated from the coding sequence ATGAGCCGTTTTGAAACTAAATTTGCAGAACTTGCAGCGAAAAAAGAAGGGGCTTTTGTACCTTTCGTCACATTATGCGATCCAACATTTGATCGCTCTTTTGAGATTATTTGCACGTTAGTCGAAAATGGCGCAGATGCGTTGGAATTAGGTTTTCCATTTTCTGATCCACTATTAGACGGTCCCGTTATCCAGGCGGCTAATAACCGTGCGCTCAATGCGGGCCATAGCACTGAGGATAGCTTTAAATTACTCGCTAAAGTGCGGTCAAAATATCCAGAAATTCCGATTAGTTTACTTCTTTGTGCGAATTTAATTTTTGCGAAAGGCTTAGATAATTTCTATCAACGTTGTGCAGAAGTCGGCGTAGATGCGGTTTTAGTGGCAGATATTCCACTATTGGCAAAAGAAGACTATGTTCAAGCCGCTAAAAAACATGGCATTCAACCTGTCTTTATTTGCCCACCAAATGCTGATGCCAAAACGGTACAAGGCGTTGCTGAAAACAGCGAAGGCTATACCTATTTAGTGTCTCGTGCAGGTGTAACAAGTGCAGAGAATCAAGCTCATGCCGCAAACTTAGATACACTTGTAGAACAACTTAAAGCCCACAAGGCTCCACCAATTCTACAAGGTTTTGGTATTGCTCAACCTGCTCAAGTGAAAGAAGCCCTTCAACTGGGTGCAGCTGGCGCAATTTCAGGGTCTGCGACCGTAAAAATCATTGAGCGAAACTTAGATAATCAGGCTCACTGCTTATCTGAACTCGCCGAGTTTGTTCGCAATATGAAAGCAGCAACAAAATAA